Proteins encoded within one genomic window of Triticum aestivum cultivar Chinese Spring chromosome 2D, IWGSC CS RefSeq v2.1, whole genome shotgun sequence:
- the LOC123048826 gene encoding G-type lectin S-receptor-like serine/threonine-protein kinase At2g19130, with product MPLLLIVFTSLFFYLSAPPSFAAATDTILPGQALAVNDKLVSENGRYALGFFETSNTKSSQSTSSWYLGIWFNTVPIFASAWVANREKPIKNTASLQLTVSSDGNLVIQNRSTKSIFWSTQANVRINGTIAMLLSNGNLILRNSSNSSHILWQSFDHPTDTLLPGAKLGLDKLTGMNRRLVSWKNRINPASGAYCDGLDPSGADQFLLSRLDSSMSYWSSGVWNGESFVSAPGYRSPNRASYNLTFVDNEREKYVVESLTDENIVFRHVIDASGQAKGYVWYEGLQDWILAYSQPKAQCDVYAGCGPFTICNDDALPNCICMDGFTITSPLDWELEDRTAGCSRKTPLHCITNKNTTYSTDRFASLPCVRLPKNGRKVGIATSAQECAQICLNNCSCTAYSFGNEGCYILHHELINIAQLQCGGTTKNSDRETLYFRLSAQDVQSLRNNRRKTVGVVVGTGLSALGLFGLGLLLMIWRNKRKRSSHKIYGSNGGRIIAFKYSDLQRATKHFTDKLGEGSFGSVFKGFLSDSHAIAVKMLDGAYQGEKQFRAEVSSVGAIQHINLVKLVGFCCHGPKRLLVYEHMPNRSLDIHLFKDNSTILNWTTRYQIALGVARGLAYMHESCRDYIIHCDIKPENILLDALFVPKVADFGMAKILGRDFSRVLTTARGTIGYLAPEWIYGVAITAKVDVYSYGMVLLEIISGRRNSDASCSSGGDLGVFFPVHAARKLLEGDIESLVDHKLQGDVNLDEVELACKVACWCIQDDEFDRPTMGEVVQILEGQVETRMPPMPRLLQAVAGSSSSTCS from the coding sequence ATGCCTCTCCTCCTCATAGTTTTCACCTCACTCTTCTTCTACCTGAGCGCCCCTCCAAGTTTCGCCGCCGCGACGGACACCATCTTACCCGGCCAAGCACTTGCCGTCAACGACAAGCTCGTCTCCGAAAACGGCAGGTACGCCCTTGGCTTCTTTGAAACAAGCAACACCAAATCCTCCCAGAGCACCAGTAGCTGGTACCTAGGCATATGGTTCAACACAGTCCCCATATTTGCTTCCGCCTGGGTTGCAAACAGAGAGAAGCCAATCAAAAACACCGCCTCGCTACAACTCACAGTCTCCAGCGATGGCAACCTCGTCATCCAAAACCGGTCCACCAAGTCCATATTCTGGTCCACCCAAGCAAACGTCAGAATAAACGGCACCATTGCTATGCTCTTGAGCAATGGAAACCTCATCCTAAGGAACTCCTCAAACTCGTCGCACATCTTGTGGCAAAGTTTTGACCACCCCACAGACACACTTCTACCAGGGGCGAAGCTTGGATTAGACAAGCTAACCGGCATGAATCGCCGTCTGGTTTCGTGGAAAAACAGGATCAACCCGGCTAGCGGTGCATACTGCGATGGGTTAGACCCCAGCGGTGCAGATCAGTTCTTGCTTTCACGGCTCGACTCTTCCATGTCATATTGGTCCAGCGGTGTGTGGAACGGGGAATCCTTTGTGTCGGCTCCAGGGTATAGAAGCCCGAACCGGGCTTCTTACAATTTGACTTTTGTTGACAATGAACGAGAGAAGTATGTTGTTGAGAGCTTAACCGACGAGAATATTGTTTTTCGTCATGTGATTGATGCCTCTGGTCAGGCCAAGGGGTACGTTTGGTATGAGGGCTTGCAAGACTGGATATTGGCCTACAGCCAACCAAAAGCTCAGTGTGATGTCTACGCAGGTTGTGGGCCTTTCACAATCTGCAACGATGACGCCCTTCCAAACTGCATCTGCATGGATGGCTTCACCATAACATCCCCTCTGGATTGGGAGCTCGAAGATCGAACCGCTGGGTGCTCGAGAAAAACTCCATTGCACTGCATTACTAACAAGAACACAACATACTCGACAGATCGGTTCGCCTCTTTGCCCTGTGTTAGGTTGCCCAAAAATGGCAGAAAAGTAGGGATTGCCACAAGCGCCCAAGAGTGCGCACAAATTTGCCTAAATAATTGCTCTTGCACCGCTTATTCCTTCGGGAATGAAGGATGCTATATTTTGCATCACGAATTGATCAACATAGCACAATTACAATGTGGTGGCACAACAAAGAATTCAGATAGAGAAACACTTTACTTTCGCCTTTCTGCTCAAGATGTTCAAAGTTTGAGAAATAACAGAAGGAAGACTGTTGGAGTTGTGGTTGGCACGGGCCTTTCCGCTCTAGGCTTATTTGGACTCGGCCTCCTCCTAATGATTTggagaaacaaaaggaagagatctTCTCACAAAATTTATGGTAGTAATGGGGGTAGAATCATTGCATTTAAATACAGTGACTTACAACGAGCAACGAAACATTTCACAGATAAATTGGGGGAAGGTAGTTTTGGTTCTGTGTTCAAGGGGTTTCTAAGTGACTCGCATGCCATAGCAGTGAAGATGCTTGATGGTGCTTATCAAGGAGAGAAGCAATTCCGAGCCGAAGTGAGCTCGGTTGGAGCCATCCAACACATCAATTTGGTCAAGCTAGTTGGTTTTTGCTGCCATGGTCCGAAAAGACTGCTGGTTTATGAACACATGCCAAATCGGTCGCTTGACATCCATCTTTTTAAAGACAACTCCACGATATTGAATTGGACTACCAGGTATCAGATAGCCCTCGGAGTTGCTAGAGGGTTAGCTTACATGCATGAGAGCTGTCGAGATTACATCATACATTGTGATATCAAGCCAGAAAACATACTTCTCGATGCTTTATTTGTTCCTAAGGTAGCAGATTTTGGGATGGCAAAGATTTTGGGAAGGGATTTTAGTCGGGTACTGACCACAGCCAGAGGCACGATAGGGTACCTTGCACCTGAATGGATTTATGGTGTTGCTATCACAGCAAAAGTTGATGTTTATAGCTATGGGATGGTGTTGCTAGAAATAATATCTGGAAGGAGAAACTCGGATGCATCATGTTCCAGTGGTGGCGACCTTGGTGTTTTTTTCCCTGTGCATGCCGCGCGTAAGCTTCTTGAAGGAGACATCGAGAGTTTAGTAGATCACAAATTGCAAGGTGATGTCAATCTCGATGAGGTTGAATTAGCTTGCAAGGTTGCATGTTGGTGCATACAAGATGATGAATTCGATCGGCCAACAATGGGAGAGGTGGTTCAGATTCTTGAGGGACAGGTTGAAACCAGGATGCCACCGATGCCAAGATTACTTCAAGCTGTGGCTGGAAGCTCCTCTTCAACGTGTTCGTAA